A portion of the Pedobacter cryoconitis genome contains these proteins:
- a CDS encoding cytochrome c oxidase subunit II, producing the protein MSLRKYISNKTIAALAVILTVFANTSAFAQEAAAGAAATAAKKPIDMFPIYKSAAFYTLLFLLLCLFIAIVGKAMRVYELTREAQDKPAGINWNTVNGVLFVIFLIVGLYGVYFEYTVHGNMILPDAASEHGKKIDQMFNITLILTTIVFIGTHLVLFLFSYFYKNTGKRKAYYYPHNNALERIWTIVPALVLTVLVLMGFLTWRSIFYKIEDPNNKPLSIEITSQQFAWTIRYPGADKIVGKKNYKLITGTNSLGMDFNDKDNLDDQMAEEMVIPVNKPVRLILTSKDVLHSFYMPHFRIQLNTVPGMTSYFEFTPTITTADMQTKVNDPAFKFLFYCSKICGSGHYNMQKVVRVVSQAEYDAWIVKQPKFINNDLRKQFNLPIVPEPAAAPAAAAPADSTAKAATSAPAVAMNKPALKK; encoded by the coding sequence ATGAGTTTAAGAAAATATATAAGCAATAAGACAATAGCGGCCCTGGCAGTAATTCTTACTGTGTTTGCAAATACGAGCGCATTTGCACAAGAAGCTGCCGCCGGTGCTGCCGCTACGGCTGCGAAAAAACCTATTGATATGTTCCCGATCTATAAGTCGGCAGCATTTTATACCCTGTTATTTTTACTGCTTTGCTTATTCATAGCAATAGTTGGTAAAGCTATGCGGGTATATGAATTGACACGTGAAGCTCAGGATAAACCTGCTGGCATCAACTGGAATACAGTAAATGGTGTTCTTTTCGTGATTTTCTTAATCGTCGGATTGTATGGTGTTTACTTTGAATATACAGTTCACGGGAACATGATTCTTCCTGACGCTGCTTCAGAACACGGTAAGAAGATTGACCAGATGTTTAACATCACGCTGATCCTGACTACTATTGTATTCATCGGAACACACCTTGTATTATTCCTGTTCTCTTATTTCTACAAGAATACTGGTAAAAGAAAAGCTTATTACTACCCACACAATAATGCATTGGAGCGTATCTGGACAATTGTTCCGGCATTGGTTCTTACTGTATTGGTATTAATGGGATTCCTTACCTGGAGATCAATTTTCTACAAAATCGAAGATCCTAATAACAAGCCATTGAGCATTGAGATTACTTCTCAGCAGTTCGCATGGACTATCCGTTATCCCGGAGCTGATAAGATTGTAGGTAAGAAAAACTATAAACTGATTACCGGAACGAACAGTTTGGGTATGGACTTTAATGATAAGGACAATCTTGATGATCAGATGGCAGAGGAAATGGTTATTCCTGTCAACAAACCAGTAAGATTGATCCTGACCAGTAAAGATGTATTGCACAGTTTTTACATGCCACATTTCAGGATTCAGTTAAACACTGTTCCGGGTATGACTTCTTACTTCGAATTCACCCCAACTATTACTACTGCTGATATGCAGACTAAAGTAAATGATCCAGCATTTAAATTCTTGTTCTATTGCTCGAAAATCTGTGGATCTGGTCACTATAACATGCAAAAGGTTGTTAGAGTTGTTTCTCAGGCTGAATATGATGCCTGGATAGTTAAACAACCTAAGTTTATCAATAACGATTTGAGAAAGCAATTTAACTTGCCAATCGTACCAGAACCAGCAGCTG
- a CDS encoding quinol:cytochrome C oxidoreductase, translating to MGTHNYNFNEQFEFTGKAKTLSIAAIVIGIASIAYGFSDHGLHERTFANLLLMAYYFACVCMSGAFFLAVQFVAQAGWSASILRVPQAMARTLPVAVVILIVVIGLGLYTHNLYHHWNAPGLTDPTSEHYDKLIDGKSAFLNVPFFLGRQVVFLSIYSFFAILLSKLSTNEDLEGGLNSYTKSFKYSCIFLVIYGFTTPIFAFDTVMSLEAHWFSTMFGWYNFAAMWVSSLATIAVIIILLRKAGYMQWVNNSHLHNLGQFIFGFSIFWTYVWFAQFMLIYYANMPEETVYFYKRFEFYKFWFFLNLVMNFLAPVLLLMDRDNKRQENIMLGVCIIVLCGHWVDYYQMIMPGTVESHNGFGIIEIGTAIGFVGLFTFTVLSSLSKKPLIAKNHPFLQESLNHHL from the coding sequence ATGGGAACTCACAATTATAATTTCAATGAGCAGTTTGAGTTTACAGGAAAAGCTAAAACTTTAAGCATAGCGGCGATCGTTATTGGTATCGCAAGTATAGCTTATGGTTTTTCTGATCATGGACTTCATGAGCGGACTTTTGCCAACCTGTTACTTATGGCCTATTACTTCGCCTGTGTATGTATGTCGGGTGCATTCTTTTTAGCTGTTCAGTTTGTAGCGCAGGCGGGATGGTCTGCATCAATCTTACGTGTGCCTCAGGCTATGGCAAGAACATTGCCTGTCGCAGTAGTAATCCTGATCGTAGTTATTGGTCTGGGACTATATACACATAATCTTTATCACCACTGGAATGCACCGGGCTTAACTGACCCGACTTCTGAACACTATGATAAATTAATCGATGGAAAGTCTGCTTTCTTAAATGTACCTTTCTTTTTAGGACGTCAGGTTGTATTTTTAAGTATCTATTCTTTCTTCGCTATCTTACTTTCTAAATTATCAACTAACGAAGATTTAGAAGGCGGTTTGAATTCATACACTAAAAGTTTTAAATACTCTTGTATATTTTTAGTTATCTACGGCTTTACTACGCCAATCTTTGCATTTGATACGGTGATGTCATTAGAGGCACACTGGTTCTCAACTATGTTTGGTTGGTATAACTTCGCAGCAATGTGGGTGAGCAGTTTAGCTACTATAGCTGTAATTATCATCCTGTTAAGAAAAGCAGGTTATATGCAATGGGTTAACAATAGTCACCTTCATAACTTAGGTCAATTCATCTTCGGGTTCTCAATTTTCTGGACTTATGTATGGTTTGCGCAATTTATGTTGATCTATTATGCCAACATGCCGGAAGAAACTGTGTATTTTTACAAACGATTTGAGTTTTACAAGTTCTGGTTCTTTTTGAATCTAGTGATGAATTTCCTTGCTCCGGTTCTGTTGTTGATGGACCGTGACAATAAAAGACAGGAAAATATCATGCTTGGTGTTTGTATAATTGTATTATGCGGTCACTGGGTGGATTATTACCAAATGATTATGCCTGGAACTGTAGAATCACATAATGGTTTTGGTATTATTGAAATAGGTACAGCAATCGGTTTTGTAGGCTTGTTTACCTTTACAGTATTATCTTCATTAAGTAAGAAACCTTTAATTGCAAAGAATCACCCTTTCTTACAGGAAAGTCTGAATCACCATTTGTAG
- a CDS encoding c-type cytochrome → MNKNKIVAASFVVLALAVTTLSSCRNKNNPGLEYARNMYDHIAYDPDQPNKNFANGQTAQTPPANTSPVGFVKYEYANTKEGYEAAGLNLHNPLAKTPQNLLSGKHYFTVFCGPCHGEKGDGKGHLVQIEKFTGVPAYHGDAASSRGGLMKDLSEGKIYHTIMYGLNNMGSHASQLTPDQRWKVVMYVQQLQKIQ, encoded by the coding sequence ATGAATAAGAATAAAATAGTTGCAGCCTCATTTGTTGTTCTTGCCCTGGCTGTTACAACACTTTCGTCTTGCAGGAATAAGAATAACCCAGGTTTGGAATATGCGAGGAATATGTATGATCATATTGCTTATGATCCTGACCAGCCGAACAAGAATTTTGCAAACGGACAAACTGCACAAACGCCTCCTGCGAATACAAGCCCGGTAGGATTTGTAAAGTATGAGTATGCAAATACTAAAGAAGGTTATGAAGCCGCAGGTTTAAATCTGCACAACCCTCTAGCTAAGACACCACAGAACTTATTGTCAGGTAAACATTACTTTACTGTATTCTGCGGACCTTGTCACGGTGAAAAAGGAGATGGTAAAGGACACCTTGTTCAAATTGAGAAATTTACGGGTGTACCAGCTTATCATGGTGATGCAGCGTCATCACGTGGTGGCTTGATGAAAGATTTATCGGAAGGTAAAATCTATCACACTATCATGTACGGATTAAATAACATGGGGTCACATGCCTCTCAGCTTACTCCAGATCAAAGATGGAAAGTTGTGATGTATGTTCAACAATTACAAAAAATACAATAG
- a CDS encoding DUF3341 domain-containing protein produces MSNIKYILGSFGDPDEMMHGIEKLQENNIKIHDVYTPMPIHGIEAKLGIKRSRLDILAFFCGITGTVSAFALIYLTSVVDWRHNIGGKPAFALPDFIPIMFEVTILFCAFGLVGSYYASTHLFPGRAPRVMDLRATDDRFIIAVDAQENGDHSKIDGLLKEAGAIEVKHNERKYISYE; encoded by the coding sequence ATGAGTAATATCAAATATATTTTAGGCAGTTTTGGCGATCCTGACGAAATGATGCATGGCATCGAAAAGTTACAGGAAAACAACATTAAGATCCATGATGTTTATACGCCTATGCCTATCCACGGCATCGAAGCCAAACTAGGAATTAAAAGATCAAGATTGGATATCCTTGCATTTTTCTGCGGGATAACAGGAACAGTATCAGCATTTGCACTGATCTATCTTACCTCGGTAGTAGACTGGAGACATAATATTGGTGGTAAACCAGCTTTTGCATTACCGGATTTTATTCCGATTATGTTTGAGGTAACTATTTTATTCTGTGCATTTGGATTAGTAGGATCTTATTATGCATCTACTCACCTTTTCCCGGGAAGAGCGCCAAGAGTAATGGACTTAAGAGCCACAGATGATAGATTTATTATAGCTGTTGATGCTCAGGAAAACGGAGATCACAGTAAAATTGACGGACTATTAAAAGAAGCTGGTGCTATAGAAGTTAAGCACAATGAAAGGAAGTATATTAGCTATGAATAA
- the nrfD gene encoding NrfD/PsrC family molybdoenzyme membrane anchor subunit produces the protein MSGHNESILREPLITGNDITYAKITDDILMPVENKPNRAWWIGFIVSLMGATLWLVAVSYTFWNGIGSWGLNKTVGWAWDITGFVWWVGIGHAGTLISAVLLLFRQNWRNSINRSAEAMTIFAVICAATYVVSHMGRPWLAYWVLPLPNQFGSLWVNFNSPLVWDMFAISTYFSVSLLFWYTGLLPDIATIRDRATGMRRRIYSIFSFGWSGNVKTWQRFETVSLILAGISTPLVLSVHTIVSMDFATSVIPGWHTTIFPPYFVAGAIFSGFAMVLTLLLVARKVLGLENYITMFHIESMNKIIILTGSIVGVAYITEFFIAWYSGSEYEAYAFINRSTGPYWWAYWMMMTCNVISPQLLWFKKIRLSIPATWILSIVVNIGMWFERFVIIVTSLHRDYLPSSWAMFYPTWVDVSVFVGSIGVFFTLFLLFLRVLPSIAIAEVKLLLKTSSEQAKLAQIKEGHLDKTHVKEYVESLEKFDSVKQEEYAKI, from the coding sequence ATGTCAGGACATAACGAATCAATATTAAGAGAACCACTAATCACCGGCAATGATATCACGTATGCAAAAATTACGGATGATATCTTAATGCCAGTTGAGAATAAGCCCAACAGGGCGTGGTGGATAGGTTTTATAGTTTCCCTTATGGGAGCAACCTTATGGTTAGTTGCAGTAAGTTATACTTTCTGGAATGGTATCGGATCATGGGGTCTGAACAAAACTGTAGGATGGGCATGGGATATCACCGGTTTCGTATGGTGGGTAGGTATTGGTCACGCAGGAACACTGATTTCAGCGGTATTATTACTCTTCCGTCAAAACTGGCGTAACTCCATTAACAGGTCAGCAGAGGCGATGACGATTTTCGCCGTTATCTGTGCCGCAACGTATGTTGTATCCCACATGGGAAGACCATGGTTAGCTTACTGGGTATTACCATTACCGAATCAGTTCGGGTCACTTTGGGTAAACTTTAACTCACCGCTGGTGTGGGATATGTTTGCGATCTCCACTTACTTCTCTGTATCCTTATTATTCTGGTATACAGGTTTATTACCAGATATCGCTACTATCCGTGACCGTGCAACAGGTATGCGCCGCAGAATTTATTCTATCTTCTCTTTCGGATGGAGCGGTAACGTTAAAACATGGCAGCGTTTTGAGACTGTGTCTCTGATCCTTGCTGGTATCTCTACACCGCTGGTACTTTCGGTACACACGATTGTATCTATGGACTTTGCAACCTCGGTTATTCCGGGATGGCACACGACAATTTTCCCTCCATACTTTGTGGCTGGTGCGATCTTCTCTGGTTTCGCCATGGTGTTAACCTTATTACTGGTTGCCCGTAAAGTATTGGGTCTTGAAAACTACATCACCATGTTCCACATTGAATCGATGAACAAAATCATCATTCTTACAGGATCGATTGTAGGTGTGGCTTACATCACTGAGTTTTTTATCGCCTGGTATTCAGGTTCAGAATATGAAGCATATGCATTCATCAACCGTTCAACTGGTCCATACTGGTGGGCATACTGGATGATGATGACTTGTAACGTAATTTCTCCGCAGTTACTGTGGTTCAAGAAAATCCGTTTGAGCATCCCTGCAACATGGATCTTATCTATCGTGGTAAACATCGGTATGTGGTTTGAACGTTTCGTAATTATCGTTACTTCATTACACCGTGATTACCTTCCATCAAGTTGGGCGATGTTCTATCCTACATGGGTAGATGTAAGTGTCTTTGTAGGTTCAATCGGGGTATTCTTTACTTTATTCCTGTTGTTCTTAAGAGTTCTGCCTTCAATTGCAATTGCTGAGGTGAAACTATTACTTAAAACCTCAAGTGAGCAAGCTAAACTTGCGCAGATTAAAGAAGGTCATCTGGACAAAACTCACGTTAAAGAATACGTTGAGTCTTTAGAGAAATTTGATAGTGTTAAACAAGAAGAATACGCAAAAATATAA
- a CDS encoding TAT-variant-translocated molybdopterin oxidoreductase, giving the protein MESNKKYWKGLEEFNKTSDFVENNKNEFAEPLPIEDVLNEAGLSTVTPRRDFLKALGFGLGAVTLAACQPAPIHKSIPYLIKPEEVIPGIPNYYVSSYNGQSILVKTREGRPIKIEPNPNAGEFNCGTDAQAQASVLDLYDVSKLKAPVLKNDETTWAKVDAFVAAELAKAKASGKKIRIVSSSVNSPSTKAVVADFITAYPATKHVQYDAVSYTGIIKANENSFGKAVIPKYNFDKADLIVSFAADFLGTWISGEEFTSQYVANRNHKSLAKGKMSRHFQFEAGMSLTGTNADTRIPVKLSEQGPALITLYNAITGGNLAGGSLPKNGTAEKAIKLIAKELVQQKGKALVVCGSNDVSTQILVNAINSAIGSYGTTIDLDNPNKRYAGNDAEFAEFLNEMNRGEVAAVFFLDNNPAYDVVNTKSFTDGLSKVPLKVSFSDRKDETSTLCDVIATNQNYLEAWGDANSYEGYYSIVQPTINPVFNSRQAEESLLIWSNAPVKEYYQYVRNNWEKNILPTFGKSWNDVLETGVFASAPKAAGSYTFNLSLAAVAPSVVKSSAALAKDIELQVYESVAMRDGKHANNAFLQELPDPVSKVTWDNYIALAPKFAESLGIKEFDVVDVKGSNGYKITLPVLVQPGQAQGTASIALGYGRTKVGKAGDNVGQNAYPFVTFSNGTLQYANTITITKTGATNELAQTQTHHSFEGRNIIREATFKEYVKNPSAGTGKHDSEHKTYDLWDKYEKPGNNWVMAIDLNACTGCGSCIVACNVENNIPVVGRDEVRRRREMHWIRIDRYYSFEEGDKSVSEEKEIAHMENLDRVSVVHQPMLCQHCDHAPCETVCPVLATTHSSDGLNHMAYNRCVGTRYCANNCPYKVRRFNWFNYWNDSRFDNYLNNEFTQLVLNPDVTTRSRGVMEKCSMCIQRIQAGKLSAKIAKRPLKDGDIKMACQEACSANAIIFGDGNDPESEVSKALRSERIYYVLEEVNTQPGIGYMTKIRNTDSLPTVQA; this is encoded by the coding sequence ATGGAAAGCAATAAAAAATACTGGAAAGGCTTAGAGGAATTTAACAAGACCTCCGATTTTGTTGAAAACAACAAAAACGAATTTGCGGAGCCGCTTCCAATAGAAGATGTTTTAAATGAAGCAGGATTAAGTACAGTAACTCCTCGCCGTGACTTTTTAAAAGCCTTAGGCTTTGGTCTTGGTGCGGTAACACTTGCCGCTTGTCAGCCTGCTCCGATTCACAAATCAATACCTTACCTGATTAAACCTGAAGAAGTAATTCCGGGTATCCCGAATTACTATGTGTCAAGTTATAATGGTCAGAGTATCCTGGTGAAGACCAGAGAGGGCAGACCAATCAAGATTGAGCCAAACCCAAATGCGGGTGAGTTCAATTGTGGTACCGATGCACAGGCTCAGGCTTCTGTATTAGATTTGTACGATGTTTCGAAACTTAAAGCACCTGTATTAAAGAATGATGAGACTACCTGGGCGAAGGTTGATGCATTTGTAGCTGCAGAGCTGGCAAAAGCAAAAGCTTCGGGCAAGAAAATCCGCATCGTTTCTTCATCTGTAAACAGTCCTTCTACTAAAGCAGTAGTTGCAGACTTTATAACTGCTTATCCTGCAACTAAACATGTACAGTACGATGCAGTATCTTATACTGGTATCATCAAAGCAAATGAGAATAGCTTTGGTAAAGCTGTAATCCCAAAATATAACTTTGACAAAGCTGACTTAATTGTGAGTTTTGCTGCTGACTTTTTAGGAACATGGATTAGCGGAGAAGAATTTACTTCTCAGTATGTAGCTAACAGAAACCATAAATCATTGGCAAAAGGTAAAATGTCACGTCACTTCCAGTTCGAAGCTGGTATGAGTTTGACAGGTACCAATGCTGATACACGTATCCCGGTTAAATTATCAGAGCAGGGTCCTGCACTGATTACCTTATATAATGCAATCACTGGTGGCAATTTAGCTGGTGGTTCTTTACCTAAGAACGGTACTGCTGAAAAAGCGATTAAACTGATTGCTAAAGAATTGGTTCAGCAAAAAGGAAAAGCTTTAGTCGTATGTGGTTCTAACGATGTTTCTACTCAGATCCTGGTTAACGCGATCAACTCTGCTATTGGCAGTTATGGTACAACTATCGATTTGGATAATCCAAACAAACGTTATGCTGGTAATGACGCTGAATTTGCGGAATTCTTAAATGAGATGAACAGAGGCGAAGTTGCTGCTGTATTCTTCCTGGATAACAATCCTGCTTACGATGTGGTTAATACGAAGTCATTCACTGATGGATTAAGTAAAGTCCCATTGAAAGTTTCTTTCTCAGACCGTAAGGATGAGACTTCTACTTTATGTGATGTGATTGCAACCAATCAGAATTACTTAGAAGCATGGGGTGATGCTAATAGCTATGAAGGATATTATTCTATCGTTCAGCCAACAATCAACCCGGTATTCAATTCGCGTCAGGCTGAAGAAAGTTTACTGATCTGGTCTAACGCTCCTGTTAAAGAATACTACCAGTATGTGCGTAACAACTGGGAGAAAAATATACTTCCAACTTTCGGTAAATCATGGAATGATGTATTAGAGACTGGAGTTTTTGCTTCAGCACCTAAGGCAGCAGGTTCTTATACCTTCAACCTTTCATTAGCAGCTGTTGCACCTTCAGTAGTGAAAAGCAGTGCTGCTTTAGCTAAGGATATTGAGCTTCAGGTTTATGAAAGTGTAGCAATGCGCGATGGTAAACATGCCAACAACGCATTTTTACAGGAATTACCTGATCCGGTTTCTAAAGTAACCTGGGATAACTACATTGCTCTTGCGCCTAAGTTCGCTGAGTCATTGGGAATCAAAGAATTCGATGTTGTTGACGTTAAAGGAAGCAACGGATATAAAATTACTTTACCAGTTCTGGTTCAGCCAGGACAAGCACAGGGTACTGCTTCTATAGCTTTAGGTTATGGACGTACTAAAGTGGGTAAAGCTGGTGATAACGTAGGTCAGAATGCTTATCCATTCGTAACTTTCAGTAATGGAACGTTACAGTATGCAAATACGATCACAATCACTAAAACTGGTGCGACCAACGAGCTTGCACAAACGCAGACTCACCACTCTTTTGAAGGAAGAAACATTATCCGCGAAGCAACTTTCAAGGAATATGTGAAAAACCCATCTGCAGGAACTGGTAAGCATGACAGCGAACATAAAACTTATGATTTATGGGATAAATACGAAAAACCAGGTAATAACTGGGTAATGGCAATCGACTTGAATGCTTGTACTGGTTGTGGTTCTTGTATTGTTGCTTGTAACGTAGAAAATAACATCCCTGTTGTTGGACGCGATGAAGTTCGCAGACGCAGAGAGATGCACTGGATCCGTATTGACCGTTACTATAGCTTTGAAGAAGGCGATAAGAGCGTATCTGAGGAGAAAGAAATTGCACACATGGAAAATCTTGACCGTGTATCAGTTGTTCATCAGCCGATGCTATGTCAGCACTGTGATCACGCTCCTTGTGAAACTGTTTGTCCTGTATTGGCAACGACCCACTCTTCGGATGGTCTGAACCACATGGCTTATAACCGTTGTGTAGGTACACGTTACTGTGCAAATAACTGCCCGTACAAAGTACGTCGTTTCAACTGGTTTAACTACTGGAATGATTCACGTTTTGATAACTACCTGAACAATGAGTTCACTCAACTGGTTCTTAACCCAGACGTGACTACCCGTTCAAGAGGGGTTATGGAGAAATGCTCAATGTGTATCCAACGTATCCAGGCTGGTAAATTGTCAGCTAAGATTGCGAAACGTCCGTTGAAAGATGGAGATATCAAGATGGCATGTCAGGAAGCTTGTTCAGCCAATGCAATTATATTTGGTGATGGAAATGATCCGGAATCAGAAGTATCGAAAGCATTACGCAGTGAGCGTATTTACTATGTATTGGAAGAGGTAAATACTCAGCCAGGAATAGGTTATATGACAAAAATTAGAAACACAGATTCATTACCAACAGTACAAGCGTAA
- a CDS encoding c-type cytochrome, whose translation MRNISLIIRRVWKSAFMFTALSVLIVSGTQAQDAVEGRKIFKEKCTSCHALDRDLIGPALQTIVPTKSEAFLLKWINNAPAFIASGDKEAVEASKFNPNADMTAFPSLTPEQIKSILAYVKVGEPKKVEAAGAATGSDEVSNFSIVGVIAVILISIIVLVILARAIKMLERLILKKQGVEIEEDEEKASMLAGIGQLFKNKKFVFFVILCLVISLGSFGWMGMWNTGVSTGYQPTQPIKFSHELHAGVNQIDCQYCHAGAFESKNATIPSLNVCMNCHKQVQARDSHDGNISPEIQKIYNALGYDADKMTYDKSKEKPIEWVRVHNLPDFAYFNHSQHVVVAEEAIRKEKGLKPNEPVCFACHGPVNTMEEIYQYSPLTMKWCINCHKDTKLEVKDNAFYTKIIEAHEKIKKGEKITPAALGGIECGKCHY comes from the coding sequence ATGAGGAATATCTCATTGATCATTAGAAGAGTTTGGAAGTCGGCATTTATGTTTACGGCTCTATCTGTTTTAATCGTTTCTGGTACGCAAGCACAAGACGCAGTAGAAGGTAGAAAAATCTTCAAGGAAAAATGTACTTCATGTCATGCGCTGGACCGCGATTTGATCGGCCCGGCATTACAAACGATTGTACCTACAAAGAGCGAAGCGTTTTTGTTAAAATGGATCAACAATGCTCCGGCATTTATCGCGTCGGGAGACAAAGAGGCTGTAGAGGCTTCAAAGTTCAATCCGAATGCCGATATGACAGCGTTTCCATCATTAACGCCTGAGCAGATTAAAAGCATCCTTGCTTACGTAAAAGTAGGTGAGCCTAAGAAAGTAGAAGCTGCTGGTGCAGCTACTGGTTCTGATGAAGTTTCAAACTTCTCTATCGTAGGAGTAATTGCTGTAATCCTGATCTCTATTATTGTATTAGTGATCCTGGCAAGAGCAATTAAAATGCTTGAGCGCCTGATCCTGAAAAAACAAGGTGTAGAAATCGAAGAAGACGAAGAGAAAGCGTCGATGTTAGCTGGCATTGGTCAGTTATTCAAAAACAAGAAGTTTGTTTTCTTCGTGATCCTGTGCTTAGTGATAAGCTTAGGTTCATTTGGATGGATGGGCATGTGGAACACTGGTGTTTCTACAGGTTACCAGCCAACACAGCCGATTAAGTTCTCTCACGAATTACACGCTGGTGTAAACCAGATTGATTGTCAGTACTGTCATGCTGGTGCATTCGAATCTAAAAACGCAACCATACCTTCGCTTAACGTTTGTATGAACTGTCACAAACAGGTTCAGGCCAGAGACAGCCATGATGGAAACATCTCTCCTGAGATTCAGAAAATCTACAATGCATTAGGTTATGATGCAGATAAAATGACTTATGACAAGTCTAAAGAAAAACCAATTGAGTGGGTACGTGTTCACAACCTTCCTGATTTCGCTTACTTCAATCACTCACAACACGTTGTTGTAGCTGAAGAAGCTATCCGTAAAGAAAAAGGGTTGAAACCAAACGAACCAGTTTGTTTTGCTTGTCACGGACCAGTGAATACAATGGAAGAGATCTATCAGTATTCTCCTCTAACCATGAAATGGTGTATCAACTGTCATAAAGACACCAAGTTAGAAGTTAAAGACAACGCATTCTACACCAAAATTATTGAGGCTCATGAGAAAATCAAAAAAGGTGAGAAAATTACACCTGCAGCATTAGGTGGAATTGAGTGTGGTAAATGTCACTATTAA
- a CDS encoding deoxyhypusine synthase family protein: MSVTRGPISKFMEGHYLHFNAAAMMDAAKGYETHLDEGGKMMITLAGAMSTAELGISLAEMIRQDKVSIISCTGANLEEDIMNLVAHSHYKRVPNYRDLTPQDEWDLLENHYNRVTDTCIPEEEAFRRLQKHIQEIWTNAEKAGERYFPHEYMYKMLLSGVLEQYYEIDPKNSWMLAAAEKNLPIVVPGWEDSTMGNIFASYVMKNELQASTVKSGIEYMGYLADWYIKNSGGKGIGFFQIGGGIAGDFPICVVPMLYQDMEMENIPFWTYFCQISDSTTSYGSYSGAVPNEKITWGKLDINTPKFIVESDATIVAPLIFAWILKM, encoded by the coding sequence ATGAGCGTAACAAGAGGACCAATATCAAAATTCATGGAAGGGCATTACCTCCATTTCAATGCAGCAGCAATGATGGATGCGGCTAAAGGCTATGAAACGCATTTAGATGAAGGTGGAAAAATGATGATTACCCTGGCTGGTGCAATGAGTACTGCCGAATTGGGAATTTCATTAGCAGAGATGATCCGTCAGGATAAAGTTTCTATAATTTCATGTACAGGTGCGAATCTGGAAGAGGATATTATGAACCTTGTTGCCCATTCACATTATAAACGTGTACCTAACTACCGTGATTTAACTCCTCAGGACGAGTGGGATTTATTGGAAAACCATTATAACCGTGTAACTGATACTTGTATTCCTGAAGAAGAAGCTTTCAGACGTTTACAAAAACATATTCAGGAGATCTGGACGAATGCAGAAAAAGCAGGTGAGCGTTATTTTCCGCATGAGTATATGTACAAAATGTTATTGAGCGGTGTACTTGAGCAATATTATGAAATTGATCCTAAAAATTCATGGATGCTTGCGGCTGCAGAAAAAAATCTGCCGATTGTAGTTCCGGGATGGGAAGATTCAACGATGGGAAATATCTTCGCTTCTTATGTAATGAAAAATGAGTTACAGGCTTCTACAGTGAAAAGTGGAATTGAGTACATGGGTTACCTTGCGGACTGGTATATTAAAAACAGTGGCGGAAAAGGGATCGGATTCTTCCAGATTGGTGGTGGTATTGCTGGAGATTTCCCGATTTGTGTAGTGCCTATGTTATATCAGGATATGGAAATGGAGAATATTCCTTTCTGGACTTACTTCTGCCAGATCTCTGATTCTACAACTTCTTATGGATCGTATTCTGGTGCTGTACCAAACGAAAAGATCACCTGGGGCAAGCTGGACATCAATACGCCTAAGTTTATCGTGGAATCTGATGCAACTATCGTTGCTCCATTGATTTTTGCCTGGATATTAAAAATGTAA
- a CDS encoding DUF6686 family protein, with protein sequence MCKTIVLSSGKDTAISHCPCCDVFYIWHNNLLLNFTHNDFLNFKDIIQNFSFSETSLPFPDKKERILLRTPNEDISFAFTHDELDSFRSMLNEAVFMKEVYTLMGTEPGTNH encoded by the coding sequence ATGTGCAAAACAATAGTTTTAAGTTCAGGAAAAGACACTGCAATATCTCATTGCCCATGCTGTGATGTATTTTACATCTGGCACAATAATCTCTTGTTAAACTTCACCCACAATGATTTTCTAAATTTTAAAGACATCATTCAAAATTTCTCCTTCTCAGAAACCAGTCTGCCCTTTCCAGACAAAAAAGAGAGAATATTATTACGTACCCCCAATGAAGACATCAGCTTCGCCTTTACACATGATGAACTGGATTCCTTCCGGTCTATGCTGAACGAAGCTGTATTTATGAAAGAAGTTTATACCTTGATGGGAACAGAACCCGGAACAAATCATTAG